In Rhinolophus ferrumequinum isolate MPI-CBG mRhiFer1 chromosome 5 unlocalized genomic scaffold, mRhiFer1_v1.p scaffold_110_arrow_ctg1, whole genome shotgun sequence, one DNA window encodes the following:
- the TUBAL3 gene encoding tubulin alpha chain-like 3 isoform X2, which yields MVPMAASFNTFFCESRAGKHVPRAFFMDLEPTVIDGIRTGKYRSLFHPEQLVSGKEDAANSYARGHYSVGSEIIDLVLERIRKLAEPCNGLQGFLIFRSFGGGTGSGFTSLLMEQLSIHYGRKTKLEFCVYPAPRISTAVVEPYNSVLTTHATLEHSDCTFMVDNEALYDICHHQLGIERPSYTSINGLVGQAVSSITASLRFEGPLNVDLIEFQTNLVPYPRIHFPMTAFAPIVSADKAYHKTFSVSDITTACFEFSNQLVKCDPRLGQYMACCLLYRGDVVPKDVNAAIAAMKSRHSIQFVDWCPTGFKVGINNHPPTMMPGGHLAKVQRAVCMLSNTTAVVEAWARLDHKFDLMYAKKAFLHWYIREGMEEGEFLEAREDLAALERDYEEVGQSLRYDGKNEY from the exons ATGGTGCCTATGGCTGCCTCTTTCAATACCTTTTTTTGTGAGTCCAGAGCTGGGAAGCATGTGCCCAGAGCATTCTTCATGGACCTGGAGCCAACTGTTATAG ATGGGATTCGAACAGGCAAGTACCGCTCACTCTTCCACCCAGAGCAACTCGTTAGCGGGAAGGAAGATGCTGCAAACAGTTACGCCCGAGGCCATTACTCTGTGGGGTCGGAGATTATCGACCTTGTGCTGGAGAGGATTCGAAAGCTG GCAGAACCGTGCAATGGACTTCAGGGATTTTTGATTTTCCGGAGCTTTGGAGGAGGCACTGGATCAGGGTTCACATCTCTCTTAATGGAGCAGCTCTCGATACACTATGGTCGGAAGACTAAACTGGAGTTCTGTGTCTACCCAGCCCCCAGGATCTCCACTGCCGTGGTAGAGCCCTACAACTCAGTCCTCACCACCCATGCCACCCTGGAGCACTCGGACTGTACCTTCATGGTGGACAACGAGGCCCTCTATGACATCTGCCATCATCAACTTGGCATTGAACGGCCCTCTTACACGAGCATTAATGGGCTGGTAGGTCAGGCTGTGTCTTCCATTACTGCCTCCCTTCGGTTTGAAGGGCCCTTGAATGTGGACCTAATTGAATTCCAGACCAACCTAGTACCTTATCCGAGAATACATTTCCCCATGACAGCCTTTGCCCCCATCGTTTCTGCTGACAAAGCCTACCACAAGACGTTCTCTGTGTCAGACATCACCACTGCTTGCTTTGAGTTTTCCAACCAGCTGGTCAAGTGTGACCCTAGACTGGGGCAGTACATGGCCTGCTGCCTACTCTACAGGGGGGATGTGGTCCCTAAGGATGTGAACGCAGCGATTGCAGCCATGAAGTCAAGGCACTCTATTCAGTTTGTAGATTGGTGTCCAACTGGTTTTAAGGTGGGCATCAACAACCACCCGCCCACGATGATGCCAGGGGGGCACCTGGCCAAGGTCCAGCGGGCTGTCTGCATGCTCAGTAACACCACGGCAGTTGTGGAGGCCTGGGCCCGCCTGGACCACAAGTTTGACCTCATGTATGCCAAGAAGGCTTTTCTACACTGGTACATCAGAGAAGGCATGGAAGAAGGGGAGTTCTTAGAGGCCAGGGAGGATCTGGCAGCTCTGGAGAGGGATTATGAGGAAGTGGGCCAAAGTCTCAGATATGATggtaaaaatgaatattaa
- the TUBAL3 gene encoding tubulin alpha chain-like 3 isoform X1 — protein sequence MRECLSIHVGQAGVQIGDACWELYCLEHGIQPDGAVLDSKKDRLENAKMVPMAASFNTFFCESRAGKHVPRAFFMDLEPTVIDGIRTGKYRSLFHPEQLVSGKEDAANSYARGHYSVGSEIIDLVLERIRKLAEPCNGLQGFLIFRSFGGGTGSGFTSLLMEQLSIHYGRKTKLEFCVYPAPRISTAVVEPYNSVLTTHATLEHSDCTFMVDNEALYDICHHQLGIERPSYTSINGLVGQAVSSITASLRFEGPLNVDLIEFQTNLVPYPRIHFPMTAFAPIVSADKAYHKTFSVSDITTACFEFSNQLVKCDPRLGQYMACCLLYRGDVVPKDVNAAIAAMKSRHSIQFVDWCPTGFKVGINNHPPTMMPGGHLAKVQRAVCMLSNTTAVVEAWARLDHKFDLMYAKKAFLHWYIREGMEEGEFLEAREDLAALERDYEEVGQSLRYDGKNEY from the exons ATG AGGGAGTGCCTTTCCATTCACGTGGGCCAAGCTGGAGTCCAGATTGGGGATGCTTGCTGGGAACTCTATTGCCTGGAACATGGGATCCAGCCTGATGGTGCGGTTCTCGACAGTAAAAAGGATCGGTTGGAAAATGCTAAGATGGTGCCTATGGCTGCCTCTTTCAATACCTTTTTTTGTGAGTCCAGAGCTGGGAAGCATGTGCCCAGAGCATTCTTCATGGACCTGGAGCCAACTGTTATAG ATGGGATTCGAACAGGCAAGTACCGCTCACTCTTCCACCCAGAGCAACTCGTTAGCGGGAAGGAAGATGCTGCAAACAGTTACGCCCGAGGCCATTACTCTGTGGGGTCGGAGATTATCGACCTTGTGCTGGAGAGGATTCGAAAGCTG GCAGAACCGTGCAATGGACTTCAGGGATTTTTGATTTTCCGGAGCTTTGGAGGAGGCACTGGATCAGGGTTCACATCTCTCTTAATGGAGCAGCTCTCGATACACTATGGTCGGAAGACTAAACTGGAGTTCTGTGTCTACCCAGCCCCCAGGATCTCCACTGCCGTGGTAGAGCCCTACAACTCAGTCCTCACCACCCATGCCACCCTGGAGCACTCGGACTGTACCTTCATGGTGGACAACGAGGCCCTCTATGACATCTGCCATCATCAACTTGGCATTGAACGGCCCTCTTACACGAGCATTAATGGGCTGGTAGGTCAGGCTGTGTCTTCCATTACTGCCTCCCTTCGGTTTGAAGGGCCCTTGAATGTGGACCTAATTGAATTCCAGACCAACCTAGTACCTTATCCGAGAATACATTTCCCCATGACAGCCTTTGCCCCCATCGTTTCTGCTGACAAAGCCTACCACAAGACGTTCTCTGTGTCAGACATCACCACTGCTTGCTTTGAGTTTTCCAACCAGCTGGTCAAGTGTGACCCTAGACTGGGGCAGTACATGGCCTGCTGCCTACTCTACAGGGGGGATGTGGTCCCTAAGGATGTGAACGCAGCGATTGCAGCCATGAAGTCAAGGCACTCTATTCAGTTTGTAGATTGGTGTCCAACTGGTTTTAAGGTGGGCATCAACAACCACCCGCCCACGATGATGCCAGGGGGGCACCTGGCCAAGGTCCAGCGGGCTGTCTGCATGCTCAGTAACACCACGGCAGTTGTGGAGGCCTGGGCCCGCCTGGACCACAAGTTTGACCTCATGTATGCCAAGAAGGCTTTTCTACACTGGTACATCAGAGAAGGCATGGAAGAAGGGGAGTTCTTAGAGGCCAGGGAGGATCTGGCAGCTCTGGAGAGGGATTATGAGGAAGTGGGCCAAAGTCTCAGATATGATggtaaaaatgaatattaa